One Roseomonas gilardii subsp. gilardii genomic region harbors:
- a CDS encoding MarC family NAAT transporter, with product MRGIGAAGLIRGARSISGLAAMRHTGKTAAMSELLQVPYYVGIVVIGILPIMNPLSTVPLVIALTRTMPAEERKRQIRLSTVYAASILIAFLLAGQLIISGFGISLPGIRVAGGLIILALGFRMIFTGQDETGPTRETVETASRPGQPDIAFTPLAMPSLSGPGSIAAVLGYSSQIPPGRMVLGYLVITLGIAVTLFIAWLVLSSSFRIAQLLGKHGVMAMTKIMGFLLTCIAVQFIASGIHEFILAWRPQP from the coding sequence ATGCGGGGCATCGGTGCCGCAGGGCTGATCCGCGGCGCCCGGTCCATTTCCGGGCTTGCCGCGATGCGGCATACCGGCAAGACAGCCGCCATGTCGGAGCTGCTGCAAGTCCCCTATTATGTCGGCATCGTTGTGATCGGCATCCTGCCCATCATGAACCCGCTCAGCACGGTCCCGCTGGTGATCGCGCTGACCCGCACCATGCCCGCCGAGGAACGCAAGCGGCAGATCCGGCTGTCCACGGTCTATGCCGCCTCGATCCTGATCGCCTTCCTGCTGGCCGGGCAGCTCATCATCAGCGGCTTCGGCATCTCCCTGCCCGGCATCCGCGTCGCCGGCGGGCTGATCATCCTGGCGCTCGGCTTCCGCATGATCTTCACCGGGCAGGACGAGACCGGCCCGACCCGGGAGACGGTGGAGACCGCCAGCCGCCCCGGCCAGCCCGACATCGCCTTCACGCCCCTGGCCATGCCCAGCCTCAGCGGCCCCGGCTCCATCGCCGCCGTGCTCGGCTACAGTTCGCAGATCCCCCCGGGGCGGATGGTGCTGGGCTATCTCGTGATCACGCTTGGCATCGCCGTCACGCTCTTCATCGCCTGGCTGGTCCTCTCCTCGTCCTTCCGGATCGCGCAGCTTCTGGGCAAGCACGGCGTGATGGCCATGACGAAGATCATGGGCTTCCTGCTGACCTGCATCGCGGTGCAGTTCATCGCCTCGGGCATCCACGAATTCATCCTGGCCTGGCGCCCGCAGCCCTGA
- a CDS encoding epoxide hydrolase family protein: MTPFRVDWTPESVTPVLEQVRRHEFPPVPEGEGWRYGCDAGFLREFCRFWAEEYDWRVAAARLNRFPQFVAEVDGVEIHFLHLVGEAQGRRPLLMSHGWPGSHREFWKVAEPLAYPSRHGGRAEDAFDLVIPSLPNFGFSAKPAKTVDQRRVAALFDGLMTRVLGYRRYRAHGGDWGALVTSMLGLHHASSLEAIHLTMLFPRPAAVPETEEEVAWAAKFPEIEQRLGGYRHLQGSKPQSLSWALGNSPVGQAAWILERFHDWSDRRERAFEAVFSREELLDNIMIYVMTGAFHSSIRFYAAAMEGGYRSLPEGARVEVPTAFACFPDPLHPWAPRGFAEKGFNVSRYTPMPRGGHFAALEAPDLLVADLREWGRTG, translated from the coding sequence GTGACCCCGTTTCGTGTGGATTGGACCCCTGAAAGCGTCACGCCCGTGCTGGAGCAGGTGCGGCGCCATGAATTCCCCCCGGTGCCCGAGGGGGAGGGGTGGCGCTACGGCTGCGATGCCGGCTTCCTCCGCGAATTCTGCCGCTTCTGGGCGGAGGAATATGACTGGCGGGTGGCGGCGGCGCGGCTGAACCGCTTCCCGCAATTCGTGGCGGAGGTGGATGGGGTGGAGATCCACTTCCTGCATCTGGTGGGCGAGGCCCAGGGGAGGCGCCCCCTGCTGATGAGCCATGGCTGGCCTGGCTCGCACCGGGAATTCTGGAAGGTGGCCGAACCGCTGGCCTATCCTTCGCGCCATGGCGGGCGGGCGGAGGATGCCTTCGACCTGGTGATCCCCTCGCTGCCGAATTTCGGCTTCTCGGCCAAGCCGGCGAAGACGGTCGACCAGCGGCGGGTGGCGGCGCTGTTCGACGGGCTGATGACGCGCGTGCTGGGCTATCGCCGCTACCGCGCCCATGGCGGCGACTGGGGCGCGCTGGTGACCTCCATGCTGGGGCTTCACCATGCCTCCAGCCTGGAGGCGATCCACCTGACCATGCTCTTCCCCCGCCCCGCCGCCGTGCCGGAAACGGAGGAGGAGGTGGCCTGGGCGGCGAAGTTCCCGGAGATCGAGCAGCGGTTGGGCGGCTACCGGCATCTCCAGGGCAGCAAGCCGCAGAGCCTGTCCTGGGCGCTGGGCAACAGCCCTGTGGGGCAGGCCGCCTGGATCCTGGAGCGGTTCCATGACTGGTCGGACAGGCGGGAGCGGGCCTTCGAGGCGGTGTTCAGCCGCGAGGAGCTGCTCGACAACATCATGATCTATGTGATGACGGGGGCCTTCCATTCCTCCATCCGCTTCTATGCGGCGGCGATGGAGGGCGGCTACCGCAGCCTGCCGGAGGGCGCGCGGGTGGAGGTGCCTACCGCCTTCGCCTGCTTCCCGGACCCGCTGCATCCCTGGGCGCCGCGGGGCTTCGCGGAGAAGGGGTTCAATGTCTCCCGCTACACGCCCATGCCGCGGGGCGGGCATTTCGCGGCGCTGGAGGCACCGGATCTGCTGGTGGCGGATCTGCGGGAATGGGGCCGGACTGGCTGA
- a CDS encoding SMP-30/gluconolactonase/LRE family protein: protein MNTTRRGLLAAAGGIAVTAALARPALAQSFAFAPNQRYPDPAVQILDPGFAKYRIYSSTLEQVATGMRWAEGPAYFPEGGYLLCSDIPNNRIMKYSEKDGSFTVFRAPSNFSNGNVRDRQGRLVTCEHSVTRRVTRTEKDGSITVLADGYQGKRLNAPNDIVVKSDDTIWFTDPTFGINGEWEGFRATPEQPTTNVYRIGTDGTLTAVLTDLVNPNGLAFSPDEKKLYVVEWKGTPNRSIWSYDVQPDGTLTGKAKLIDAADQGALDGFKVDREGNLWCGWGSNGLLEAEPREAGGRKVYELRGKPEDLDGVMIFNPLGKAVGFIRLPERCPNLVFGGPKNNRLYMASSHSIYALTVEVHGAV from the coding sequence ATGAACACCACACGACGCGGCCTGCTGGCCGCCGCCGGCGGCATCGCCGTGACCGCGGCCCTGGCGCGCCCCGCGCTGGCGCAGTCCTTCGCCTTCGCACCGAACCAGCGCTATCCTGATCCGGCGGTGCAGATCCTCGATCCGGGCTTCGCGAAGTACCGGATCTACAGCAGCACGCTGGAACAGGTCGCCACGGGAATGCGCTGGGCCGAGGGGCCGGCCTACTTCCCCGAGGGGGGCTACCTTCTGTGCAGCGACATCCCCAACAATCGGATCATGAAGTACAGCGAGAAGGACGGCAGCTTCACCGTCTTCCGTGCTCCTTCCAACTTCTCCAACGGCAATGTGCGCGACCGGCAGGGACGGCTCGTCACCTGTGAGCATTCCGTCACCCGCCGCGTCACCCGCACGGAGAAGGACGGCTCCATCACCGTCCTGGCCGACGGCTACCAGGGCAAGCGGCTCAATGCCCCAAACGACATCGTGGTGAAGTCGGACGACACGATCTGGTTCACCGACCCGACCTTCGGCATCAACGGCGAATGGGAGGGGTTCCGCGCCACGCCGGAGCAGCCGACCACCAATGTCTACCGCATCGGCACGGACGGGACGCTGACGGCCGTCCTCACCGATCTGGTGAACCCCAACGGTCTCGCCTTCTCCCCGGATGAGAAGAAGCTCTATGTCGTCGAGTGGAAGGGTACGCCCAACCGCAGCATCTGGAGCTATGACGTGCAGCCGGACGGCACGCTCACCGGCAAGGCCAAGCTGATCGACGCCGCCGACCAGGGCGCGCTGGATGGGTTCAAGGTGGACCGGGAGGGCAACCTCTGGTGCGGCTGGGGCAGCAACGGGCTGCTGGAAGCCGAGCCGCGCGAGGCCGGAGGCCGCAAGGTCTACGAACTGCGCGGCAAGCCGGAGGACCTCGACGGGGTGATGATCTTCAACCCGCTGGGCAAGGCGGTCGGCTTCATCCGCCTGCCGGAACGCTGTCCGAACCTGGTCTTCGGCGGGCCGAAGAACAACCGCCTCTACATGGCCAGTTCGCATTCGATCTATGCCCTGACCGTCGAGGTTCATGGGGCGGTCTGA
- a CDS encoding dihydrodipicolinate synthase family protein: protein MTKTREECLTALRGISGILVTPYDRDGAINPAALEPIIARAAKAGVHGLTVNGNTGEFYSLSFAEAERMQAEVPGMVNGRAAVIAGIGRSIVEAEKLARVAKKAGADMLMVHQPPDPFCAPRGIKAYLQRVAEAGELPLILYLRNDSMGIDRIVELASLPGVVGVKWATPNVMLLAQAVRRTAHLGVNWTCGLAEPWAPPMYGVGARGFTSGLINVVPERSVAIHAALESGNLATARENIEAIDPFEVLRAQELGGANVSVVKAALQLMGEDVGPARPPAAWPLTEEAQATLVRLVRDWGLTARKAA, encoded by the coding sequence GTGACGAAGACCCGGGAAGAATGCCTCACCGCCCTGCGCGGCATCTCCGGCATCCTGGTGACACCGTATGACCGCGACGGCGCCATCAACCCCGCCGCGCTGGAGCCCATCATCGCCCGCGCCGCCAAGGCCGGCGTCCATGGCCTGACCGTGAACGGCAACACCGGCGAGTTCTACTCGCTCTCCTTCGCCGAGGCCGAGCGCATGCAGGCCGAGGTCCCCGGCATGGTGAATGGCCGCGCCGCAGTCATCGCCGGCATCGGCCGCTCCATCGTCGAGGCCGAGAAGCTCGCCCGCGTGGCGAAGAAGGCCGGCGCCGACATGCTGATGGTGCACCAGCCGCCCGACCCCTTCTGCGCCCCGCGTGGCATCAAGGCCTATCTCCAGCGCGTGGCCGAAGCCGGCGAACTGCCGCTGATCCTCTACCTGCGCAATGACAGCATGGGCATCGACCGCATCGTCGAGCTCGCCAGCCTGCCCGGCGTCGTGGGCGTGAAATGGGCCACCCCCAATGTCATGCTGCTGGCCCAGGCCGTGCGCCGCACGGCGCATCTCGGCGTCAACTGGACCTGCGGCCTGGCCGAGCCCTGGGCGCCGCCGATGTACGGCGTCGGGGCGCGCGGCTTCACCTCCGGCCTGATCAATGTCGTGCCCGAGCGCTCCGTCGCCATCCATGCGGCGCTGGAGAGCGGCAACCTTGCCACGGCGCGCGAGAATATCGAGGCGATCGATCCCTTCGAGGTGCTGCGCGCGCAGGAACTCGGCGGCGCCAATGTTTCCGTGGTCAAGGCCGCGCTGCAACTGATGGGCGAGGATGTCGGCCCGGCCCGTCCGCCCGCCGCCTGGCCGCTCACGGAAGAGGCGCAGGCCACGCTGGTGCGGCTGGTGCGGGACTGGGGCCTTACCGCGCGCAAGGCGGCCTGA
- a CDS encoding GntR family transcriptional regulator, which translates to MNALEPLSRSETASLSERVYRRLRDAIAMGSLAPRTRVSERGLAAQLGVSPAPVREALRRLEMEGLVITLPRRGTLVADFGPGQLEEMGRIRVALESVAAGLAARNATPEAIARLAGQLDAMRAATEAGDAARLAEANTRFHEMIRDMAGNAMLETTLRSLRGYDRVGRQRSLAAPGEFARALAEHTELLDALRLGDQDRAELLMRAHGLRSLQSATQHPAEPAGAISADGLAPLDQSSPNQNRRMT; encoded by the coding sequence ATGAACGCGCTTGAGCCGCTCTCCCGAAGCGAAACGGCGTCGCTTTCGGAACGTGTCTATCGCCGGCTTCGTGATGCCATCGCCATGGGCAGCCTCGCGCCCCGCACCCGCGTGTCCGAGCGCGGCCTCGCCGCCCAGCTGGGTGTTTCCCCCGCCCCGGTCCGCGAAGCCCTGCGGCGGCTGGAGATGGAGGGGCTCGTCATCACCCTGCCACGCCGTGGCACGCTTGTCGCCGATTTCGGCCCCGGCCAGCTTGAGGAGATGGGGCGCATCCGCGTCGCCCTGGAATCCGTCGCCGCCGGCCTAGCCGCCCGCAACGCCACGCCCGAGGCCATCGCCCGCCTCGCCGGGCAGCTTGATGCCATGCGCGCCGCCACAGAGGCCGGTGATGCCGCCCGCCTCGCCGAGGCCAATACCCGCTTCCACGAGATGATCCGCGACATGGCCGGCAACGCCATGCTGGAAACGACCCTGCGCTCCCTCCGCGGCTACGACCGGGTGGGCCGCCAGCGCAGTCTCGCCGCCCCGGGCGAATTCGCCCGCGCCCTGGCGGAACATACCGAACTGCTGGACGCCCTGCGCCTGGGCGACCAGGACCGTGCCGAGTTGCTGATGCGCGCGCATGGCCTGCGCTCCCTGCAATCCGCCACGCAACACCCTGCCGAACCGGCCGGGGCCATCTCCGCCGATGGCCTCGCGCCCCTCGACCAGAGCAGCCCCAACCAGAACAGGAGGATGACGTGA
- a CDS encoding ATP-binding protein: protein MSALIREMVGLLGTTVGGSIRLDTSLDTGAAGVPWLAMADPTQIELALVNLVLNARDAMQGTGTIRIATSNVTLGPPEHPEEPPAGEYIAITVRDTGTGMPPEVRARAFEPFFTTKDVGQGSGLGLSQVLGFVQQSGGGLRVETAPGRGTAIHLYLPRAQARPAAPAPAGKRDKDDRTILLVDDEEPVREITALTLRDLGYDVVEARDGLAALNLLDGDTRFDLLLLDFAMPGMNGVEVARAARSRRPQLPIMFLTGYAEAPAMAGESKDRILQKPFRTEELARRLTAVLAPAHGSMASGARL from the coding sequence ATGAGCGCGCTGATCCGCGAGATGGTCGGGCTGCTGGGCACCACCGTCGGCGGCAGCATCCGCCTGGACACCAGCCTCGACACCGGCGCGGCGGGCGTGCCCTGGCTCGCCATGGCCGACCCGACCCAGATCGAGCTCGCGCTGGTGAACCTCGTGCTGAATGCCCGCGATGCCATGCAGGGCACCGGCACGATCCGCATCGCCACCAGCAACGTCACCCTCGGCCCGCCGGAGCATCCCGAGGAGCCGCCGGCGGGGGAGTATATCGCGATCACGGTCCGCGACACCGGGACCGGTATGCCGCCGGAGGTCCGGGCGCGGGCCTTCGAGCCCTTCTTCACCACCAAGGATGTCGGACAGGGCTCGGGCCTCGGCCTCAGCCAGGTGCTCGGCTTCGTCCAGCAGTCCGGCGGTGGGCTGCGGGTCGAGACGGCGCCCGGCCGGGGCACGGCCATCCATCTCTATCTGCCCCGGGCCCAGGCACGCCCGGCCGCGCCCGCCCCGGCCGGGAAACGGGACAAGGACGACCGGACCATCCTGCTGGTGGATGACGAGGAGCCCGTGCGGGAGATCACCGCCCTCACCCTACGGGACCTCGGCTATGACGTGGTCGAGGCCCGTGATGGACTCGCGGCGCTGAACCTGCTGGATGGTGACACCCGCTTCGACCTGCTGCTGCTGGACTTTGCCATGCCGGGCATGAACGGCGTCGAGGTCGCCCGGGCCGCGCGCAGCCGGCGCCCCCAATTGCCGATCATGTTTCTCACCGGCTACGCCGAAGCTCCCGCCATGGCCGGCGAGAGCAAGGACAGGATCCTCCAGAAACCCTTCCGCACCGAGGAGCTCGCCCGCCGCCTGACCGCCGTGCTGGCGCCGGCCCATGGCTCAATGGCATCCGGCGCCCGGCTCTGA
- a CDS encoding PAS domain-containing protein — protein MPPLGTPPPDAPNPGTPAQGLAAETEGEEAFRRIANCTPSMIWFSDQHGNCLFANRHHEETLGYPVSELLGQGWRHLVHPEDLDAYTATVDRALARREPFQTVLRLRARDGRLYWVRVDAAPRLSADGEFLGFVGIDTDMTESHRTEEALERLVRQRTRDLSEANRRLKEQIEERNRLEASLRQMQRAEALGQLTAGVSHDFNNLLTVILGNLRLLQRQPLRSACRPLPSRGGWKRSAWPPSAAPCSPRSSSPSPAASGSTPAPWT, from the coding sequence GTGCCGCCCCTGGGCACGCCTCCTCCGGATGCCCCGAACCCGGGCACCCCGGCCCAGGGCCTTGCGGCGGAGACGGAGGGGGAAGAAGCCTTCCGCCGCATCGCCAACTGCACCCCTTCCATGATCTGGTTCTCCGACCAGCATGGAAACTGCCTCTTCGCCAATCGCCACCACGAGGAAACGCTGGGCTATCCGGTCAGCGAACTGCTGGGGCAGGGCTGGCGCCATCTGGTCCATCCGGAGGACCTGGATGCCTATACCGCGACGGTGGACCGCGCCCTTGCCCGGCGGGAGCCCTTCCAGACCGTCCTGAGGCTGCGGGCGCGGGATGGCCGGCTCTACTGGGTCCGGGTGGATGCCGCCCCGCGCCTGTCGGCTGATGGGGAGTTCCTCGGCTTCGTCGGCATCGACACGGACATGACCGAGAGCCACCGGACGGAGGAGGCGCTGGAGCGCCTGGTCCGGCAGCGCACCAGGGACCTGTCCGAGGCCAACCGGCGCCTGAAGGAGCAGATCGAGGAGCGCAACCGGCTGGAAGCCTCGCTCCGGCAGATGCAGCGCGCCGAGGCGCTGGGCCAGCTCACCGCCGGCGTGTCGCATGACTTCAACAACCTGCTGACTGTCATCCTCGGCAACCTGCGGCTGCTGCAGCGCCAGCCCCTTCGCAGTGCCTGTCGTCCCCTCCCCTCGCGCGGCGGCTGGAAGCGGTCCGCCTGGCCGCCGAGCGCGGCGCCCTGCTCACCTCGCAGCTCCTCGCCTTCTCCCGCCGCCAGCGGCTCGACCCCCGCCCCTTGGACATGA
- a CDS encoding MBL fold metallo-hydrolase gives MTSSEALRGAILPVTPFGQNCLILWDEATKRGAVVDPGEAGPVLAALEKLGVTAEKVLLTHGHLDHAAGAAEVSETLGIPVEGPHEADRFLLDGLAQSAAQYGFPGRPVVPDRWLAEGDTVEVAGRRFEVLHCPGHTPGHVVFFDPAGRFAVVGDVIFRGSVGRTDFPYGDGPGLIRAIREKLFPLGDDVAFHCGHGSGGTLGEERRSNPYAGDGAAA, from the coding sequence ATGACATCTTCCGAGGCGCTGCGCGGCGCGATCCTGCCGGTCACGCCCTTCGGCCAGAACTGCCTGATCCTCTGGGACGAGGCGACGAAGCGCGGGGCGGTGGTCGATCCCGGGGAGGCCGGGCCGGTGCTCGCCGCGCTGGAGAAACTGGGCGTGACGGCGGAGAAGGTCCTGCTGACCCATGGGCACCTGGACCATGCGGCGGGGGCCGCGGAGGTCAGCGAGACGCTCGGCATCCCGGTCGAAGGACCGCACGAGGCGGACCGCTTCCTGCTGGACGGGCTGGCGCAGTCGGCGGCGCAGTACGGCTTTCCGGGGCGGCCGGTGGTGCCGGACCGCTGGCTGGCCGAGGGCGACACGGTGGAGGTCGCCGGGCGCCGCTTCGAGGTGCTGCATTGCCCCGGCCACACGCCGGGCCATGTGGTGTTCTTCGATCCGGCAGGGCGCTTCGCCGTGGTGGGGGACGTGATCTTCCGTGGCTCCGTGGGGCGGACGGACTTTCCCTATGGCGACGGGCCGGGGCTGATCCGGGCAATCCGGGAGAAGCTCTTCCCGCTCGGCGACGACGTCGCCTTCCACTGCGGACACGGCTCGGGCGGGACGCTGGGTGAGGAGCGGCGCAGCAACCCCTATGCCGGGGATGGAGCGGCCGCTTGA
- a CDS encoding NUDIX domain-containing protein gives MSGEEPDIVCTGSRLVYENRWMRLREDRVQRRDGSPGLFGVVEKTDFVTVAAVQDGMVHLVEQFRYPVGRRCWEFVQGMWEYAPGTDPLELARAELREETGLRAAEMRYAGRLFLAYGFCTQANHVFLATGLTPGEAALEVEEQDLVTRAMPLAELEAMIRDGVIEDQSTVAAFGLLRLKGLL, from the coding sequence TTGAGCGGGGAGGAGCCCGATATCGTCTGTACGGGCAGCCGGCTGGTCTATGAGAACCGCTGGATGCGGCTGCGCGAGGACAGGGTGCAGCGGCGCGACGGCTCGCCCGGCCTGTTCGGCGTGGTGGAGAAGACCGATTTCGTGACCGTGGCGGCGGTGCAGGACGGCATGGTCCATCTGGTCGAGCAGTTCCGCTACCCGGTGGGCCGCCGGTGCTGGGAGTTCGTGCAAGGCATGTGGGAATACGCGCCCGGCACCGACCCGCTGGAGCTGGCGCGGGCCGAGCTGCGGGAGGAGACGGGGCTGCGCGCGGCGGAGATGCGCTATGCCGGGCGGCTCTTCCTCGCTTACGGCTTCTGCACCCAGGCGAACCACGTCTTCCTCGCCACCGGCCTCACGCCGGGCGAGGCGGCGCTGGAGGTGGAGGAACAGGACCTGGTGACACGGGCCATGCCCCTGGCGGAGCTGGAAGCGATGATCCGGGACGGCGTGATCGAGGACCAGTCCACCGTGGCAGCCTTCGGCCTGCTGCGGCTGAAGGGCCTGTTGTGA
- a CDS encoding alkylphosphonate utilization protein — MSGEDEDYVYDEATGEWRPASEMKAAAQARPEVRDASGNLLADGDSVTLIKDLKVKGANQTLKQGTVIRSIRLTGDPEEIDCRHDTIKGLVLRTEFVRKR; from the coding sequence ATGAGCGGCGAGGACGAGGACTACGTGTATGACGAGGCCACAGGCGAGTGGCGCCCGGCCAGCGAGATGAAGGCGGCGGCGCAGGCCCGGCCGGAGGTGCGCGACGCCTCCGGCAACCTCCTCGCCGACGGGGATTCCGTCACGCTGATCAAGGACCTGAAGGTGAAGGGGGCGAACCAGACCCTGAAGCAGGGCACCGTCATCCGCTCGATCCGCCTGACCGGCGATCCGGAGGAGATCGACTGCCGCCACGACACGATCAAGGGGCTGGTGCTGCGCACGGAGTTCGTGCGCAAGCGCTGA
- a CDS encoding L-2-amino-thiazoline-4-carboxylic acid hydrolase: MSLLRSMPESREIPSPAHPTREPAPDERAARLAAELDAAFKARGRLYWDLLSTLREAHGEAEAERLLSLAIERRGAAAGAALFAGLGDPTPHSVAETFLTRASPDWGRLFPHRLREEADGTVVVQVERCPLKDAWEEDGRTPEEIALLCRIAGRADHGVFGASGIGFAARTWKPGDRGCCELRLSPRGAA; the protein is encoded by the coding sequence ATGAGCCTTCTCCGCAGCATGCCCGAATCGCGCGAGATTCCCTCCCCCGCCCATCCCACCCGGGAGCCCGCCCCGGACGAGCGCGCGGCCCGCCTCGCCGCCGAGCTCGACGCCGCCTTCAAGGCCCGTGGCCGCCTCTACTGGGACCTGCTCTCCACGCTGCGGGAAGCCCATGGGGAGGCGGAGGCCGAACGCCTCCTCTCCCTGGCCATCGAGCGGCGGGGCGCGGCCGCGGGCGCCGCCCTCTTCGCCGGGCTCGGCGACCCCACGCCCCATTCCGTGGCGGAAACCTTCCTGACCCGCGCCAGCCCGGACTGGGGCCGGCTCTTCCCGCACAGGCTGCGCGAGGAAGCGGATGGCACGGTCGTCGTGCAGGTCGAGCGCTGCCCGCTGAAGGACGCCTGGGAGGAGGACGGGCGGACGCCGGAGGAGATCGCCCTGCTCTGCCGCATCGCCGGCCGTGCCGATCACGGTGTCTTCGGGGCCAGCGGCATCGGCTTCGCGGCGCGGACCTGGAAGCCGGGCGACCGGGGCTGCTGCGAGTTGCGCCTCTCGCCCCGGGGCGCGGCCTGA
- a CDS encoding peroxiredoxin yields the protein MLQLGQVAPDFEAETTQGRIRFHDWLGGSWGVLFSHPKDFTPVCTTELGMTARLKPEFEKRGVKVIGLSVDTLDRHVGWDADIAETQGVAVNFPMISDPDRAVASLYGMIHPEADPSVTVRTVFVVDPQKKIRLMLVYPPSAGRNFDEVLRVIDSLQTTDRHKVATPVNWQPGDRAIVLASLSDEQAKQQFPQGFTTEKPYLRWVELPKE from the coding sequence ATGCTGCAACTCGGTCAGGTCGCGCCCGATTTCGAGGCGGAGACCACGCAGGGGCGTATCCGCTTCCACGACTGGCTCGGTGGTTCCTGGGGCGTGCTGTTCAGCCACCCCAAGGATTTCACGCCGGTCTGCACCACGGAGCTGGGCATGACGGCGCGGCTGAAGCCGGAATTCGAGAAGCGGGGCGTGAAGGTGATCGGGCTGAGCGTGGACACGCTCGACCGCCACGTCGGCTGGGATGCCGATATCGCCGAGACCCAGGGCGTGGCGGTGAACTTCCCGATGATCTCGGACCCGGACCGGGCCGTCGCCAGCCTCTACGGCATGATCCATCCGGAGGCCGACCCCTCCGTGACCGTGCGGACGGTCTTCGTGGTCGATCCTCAGAAGAAGATCCGGCTGATGCTGGTCTATCCGCCGAGCGCGGGGCGGAACTTCGACGAAGTCCTCCGGGTGATCGACAGCCTGCAGACCACCGACCGGCACAAGGTGGCCACGCCGGTGAACTGGCAGCCGGGCGATCGCGCCATCGTGCTCGCCTCGCTCAGCGACGAACAGGCGAAGCAGCAGTTCCCCCAGGGTTTCACGACGGAGAAGCCCTATCTCCGCTGGGTCGAACTGCCGAAGGAGTGA
- a CDS encoding cysteine synthase A produces the protein MIRLKRASELTGCDIFAKAEFMNPGGSVKDRAALGILGDAVDRGLLTPYRPGTVVEGTAGNTGIGLALAANARGWRSVIVVPETQSREKIDFLCMIGADVRLVKAVPYADPGNYVHVSRRLAEELAAEGPTIWANQFDNLANMHAHERTTGAEIWDDLGGRIHAFTCSCGTGGTLAGVARALKSRNPEVRIVLADPMGSALYSWVKTGRLKAEGSSITEGIGQAARVPGNLEGAPIDDAVQVHDGAMLAEVYALLAGEGLSVGGSAGLNVAAAIQVARDLGPGHTVATILCDGGARYQSKLFNPEFLASRGLPAPPWLRS, from the coding sequence ATGATCCGGTTGAAGCGTGCCTCGGAACTGACGGGCTGCGACATCTTCGCCAAGGCGGAATTCATGAACCCCGGCGGCAGCGTGAAGGACCGCGCGGCCCTGGGCATCCTGGGCGATGCGGTGGACCGGGGGCTGCTCACCCCCTACCGCCCGGGCACGGTGGTGGAGGGAACGGCCGGGAACACCGGCATCGGCCTGGCGCTGGCGGCGAATGCGCGCGGCTGGCGCTCGGTGATCGTGGTGCCGGAAACGCAGAGCCGGGAGAAGATCGACTTCCTGTGCATGATCGGCGCCGATGTCCGGCTGGTGAAGGCGGTGCCCTATGCCGATCCGGGCAATTACGTGCATGTCTCGCGCCGGCTGGCGGAGGAGCTGGCGGCCGAGGGGCCGACCATCTGGGCGAACCAGTTCGACAACCTCGCCAACATGCATGCGCATGAGCGCACCACCGGGGCGGAGATCTGGGACGATCTTGGCGGCCGCATCCATGCCTTCACCTGCTCCTGCGGCACGGGCGGCACGCTGGCCGGCGTGGCCCGGGCGCTGAAGTCCCGGAACCCGGAGGTACGGATCGTGCTGGCCGACCCGATGGGCAGCGCGCTCTATTCCTGGGTGAAGACCGGGCGGTTGAAGGCCGAAGGGAGTTCGATCACCGAGGGGATCGGGCAGGCGGCCCGGGTGCCGGGCAACCTGGAGGGCGCGCCGATCGACGATGCCGTGCAGGTGCATGACGGGGCCATGCTGGCCGAGGTCTATGCCCTGCTGGCCGGGGAAGGGCTGAGCGTCGGCGGCAGCGCCGGTCTGAACGTGGCCGCCGCGATCCAGGTGGCGCGCGACCTGGGGCCGGGGCACACGGTGGCGACCATCCTCTGCGACGGCGGGGCGCGCTACCAGTCCAAGTTGTTCAATCCGGAATTCCTGGCCTCCAGGGGCCTGCCGGCGCCACCCTGGCTGCGGAGCTAG